The Pseudobythopirellula maris genome has a window encoding:
- the gnd gene encoding decarboxylating NADP(+)-dependent phosphogluconate dehydrogenase: MADSCDFGLIGLAVMGENLALNVESRGNKVAVYNRTTSVMEDFINGRAKGKAFVGCETLEKLVESCATPRKIMIMVKAGPAVDAVIDSLKPLLSPGDIIIDGGNTYYADTERRTKEVEEAGFLYSGTGVSGGEEGALLGPSLMPGGSPDSWPILKPIFQAIAAKVGPNNDIPCCEWVGPRGAGHYVKMVHNGIEYGDMQLICEAYAMLKEGLGLSNDELYDVFAEWNTGELDSYLIEITRDIFSVKDEDGSYMVDKVLDRAGAKGTGKWMSQLALDLGVPSTLVTEAVYARGLSSRKEERVKASKVLKGPSPAYSGDKKEFIEQVRQALYASKIVSYAQGFVQLQAAAAEHDWPLNYGDCAMLWRGGCIIRAVFLDRIKEAFDANPKLENLLLAPYFGEAVDKAQDAWRHVVSQAALLGIPTPAFYTALAYYDGFRRETVPANLLQAQRDYFGAHTYERVDKPRGEMFHTEWLDLRKDPS; the protein is encoded by the coding sequence GTGGCTGATTCCTGCGATTTTGGCCTCATCGGCCTCGCCGTCATGGGCGAAAACCTGGCCCTGAACGTCGAGAGCCGCGGCAACAAGGTGGCGGTCTACAACCGCACGACCAGCGTGATGGAGGATTTCATCAACGGCCGGGCCAAGGGCAAGGCGTTCGTCGGCTGCGAGACGCTCGAGAAACTCGTCGAATCGTGCGCCACGCCGCGCAAGATCATGATCATGGTCAAGGCGGGACCGGCCGTGGACGCCGTGATCGACTCGCTCAAGCCGCTGCTGTCGCCGGGCGACATCATCATCGACGGCGGCAACACCTACTACGCCGACACCGAGCGGCGCACCAAGGAAGTCGAGGAGGCGGGCTTCCTCTACTCTGGCACCGGCGTCTCCGGCGGTGAAGAAGGCGCCCTGCTGGGCCCCAGCCTCATGCCGGGCGGCTCGCCCGACAGCTGGCCGATCCTCAAGCCGATCTTCCAGGCGATCGCCGCCAAGGTCGGACCGAACAACGACATCCCCTGCTGCGAGTGGGTCGGCCCCCGCGGCGCCGGGCACTACGTCAAGATGGTGCACAACGGCATCGAGTACGGCGACATGCAGCTGATCTGCGAGGCGTACGCCATGCTCAAAGAGGGCCTGGGGCTCTCGAACGACGAGCTGTACGACGTCTTCGCCGAGTGGAACACCGGCGAGCTCGACAGCTACCTGATCGAGATCACGCGCGACATCTTCAGCGTCAAAGACGAAGACGGCTCGTACATGGTCGACAAGGTGCTCGACCGCGCCGGCGCCAAGGGCACCGGCAAGTGGATGAGCCAGCTGGCCTTAGACTTGGGCGTCCCCAGCACGCTAGTGACCGAGGCCGTTTACGCCCGCGGCCTGTCGTCGCGCAAGGAAGAGCGAGTGAAGGCGAGCAAGGTGCTCAAGGGGCCAAGCCCCGCCTACTCGGGCGACAAGAAGGAATTCATCGAGCAGGTCCGCCAGGCGCTCTACGCCTCGAAGATCGTCAGCTACGCCCAGGGCTTTGTGCAGCTGCAAGCGGCCGCGGCCGAGCACGATTGGCCGCTTAACTACGGCGACTGCGCGATGCTGTGGCGTGGCGGCTGCATCATCCGGGCGGTGTTCCTCGACCGCATCAAAGAGGCGTTCGACGCCAACCCGAAGCTCGAAAACCTGCTGTTGGCGCCGTACTTCGGCGAGGCGGTCGACAAGGCGCAAGACGCCTGGCGGCACGTGGTGTCGCAGGCCGCGCTCTTGGGCATCCCGACCCCGGCGTTCTACACCGCGCTGGCGTACTACGACGGCTTCCGCCGCGAGACCGTGCCGGCCAACCTGCTGCAAGCCCAACGCGACTACTTCGGCGCCCACACCTACGAGCGCGTCGACAAGCCGCGTGGGGAGATGTTCCACACGGAGTGGCTTGATCTGCGTAAGGACCCTTCGTGA
- a CDS encoding PEP-CTERM sorting domain-containing protein (PEP-CTERM proteins occur, often in large numbers, in the proteomes of bacteria that also encode an exosortase, a predicted intramembrane cysteine proteinase. The presence of a PEP-CTERM domain at a protein's C-terminus predicts cleavage within the sorting domain, followed by covalent anchoring to some some component of the (usually Gram-negative) cell surface. Many PEP-CTERM proteins exhibit an unusual sequence composition that includes large numbers of potential glycosylation sites. Expression of one such protein has been shown restore the ability of a bacterium to form floc, a type of biofilm.) — protein MAVATCGGSRFLPPISALGLAVLSLAGLGVAPTEGRAFVTNISQTAEVRLDVLGQQPQTLSDNGYEPRDTLPSSLIGAEVLQHNFLDQARATTSVAPYVATISEHSSFGALVAVNSYASIDPGDEISSTATYEYSFELTRQATFVVAHYRSSSLEMALELVGPTTPDLSNLGQQGHASGRLLVGEYSLRATATAQPDPDFYLEPGYDPGTRASESAWQVFLFSIIAPVPEPASGALLLGAIMFGAGLRRRGLTAASAAL, from the coding sequence ATGGCAGTCGCAACCTGCGGGGGATCACGATTCCTACCACCCATCTCCGCTCTAGGCCTGGCCGTGCTGAGTCTGGCCGGATTAGGGGTGGCGCCGACGGAGGGCCGCGCCTTCGTCACAAACATCTCCCAGACGGCCGAGGTCCGACTTGACGTCTTGGGCCAGCAGCCCCAAACGCTCAGTGACAACGGCTACGAGCCGAGAGACACGCTCCCCTCGAGCTTGATTGGAGCGGAGGTGCTCCAGCATAATTTTCTTGATCAGGCGCGGGCGACCACCTCCGTTGCCCCTTACGTTGCGACGATTAGCGAGCATTCGTCTTTCGGAGCCTTGGTGGCGGTGAACAGCTACGCGAGTATCGATCCCGGAGATGAAATCTCCAGCACCGCAACTTACGAGTACTCGTTCGAGCTCACGAGGCAGGCGACCTTTGTCGTAGCCCACTATCGGTCTTCTAGCCTTGAAATGGCTTTAGAGTTGGTCGGACCAACAACTCCCGACCTCAGCAACCTCGGCCAGCAAGGACATGCCTCCGGTCGATTGCTAGTGGGAGAGTACTCGCTGAGGGCCACCGCCACAGCCCAGCCCGATCCCGACTTCTATCTCGAACCTGGCTACGATCCGGGCACTCGGGCGAGTGAGTCCGCATGGCAGGTTTTTCTCTTTTCAATCATCGCCCCCGTCCCCGAGCCTGCCAGCGGCGCCTTGTTGCTAGGCGCGATCATGTTCGGAGCAGGGCTGCGAAGGCGAGGGTTGACCGCGGCGTCAGCGGCCCTTTGA
- a CDS encoding sugar kinase, which translates to MPALNVPTADPSNDNQLDFLSLGSLVTRLDPGIQPFRRARSLDIHVSGGEYNVSANLASCFGQRTGVATAMVDYGMGELVQGRVREMGVRPFYKHFEHDGVRGPNIATVYSDRGLGVRAPVVFYNRANEAGAMLGPGDFDWKKIFSETKTRWFHSGGIYAALGANTSDLIIEGMKAAGAAGAIRSFDLNYRAKLWKTLEGGEKHGIEQNRKIAAELDVLIGNEEDLQLGLGYEGQDVHAKSKLDPEAFFAMIERVKADFPNIKAVATTLREVESTNRHNWAAVLWVEGERFVSPTMKLDVVDRIGGGDGFASGVIYGLLNGEKPEQALRLGWAHGALLTTFPGDVSIARLDEVEQLAKGGTARVQR; encoded by the coding sequence ATGCCCGCTCTCAACGTCCCCACGGCCGACCCCTCGAACGACAACCAGCTCGATTTCCTCTCGCTCGGCTCGCTCGTGACGCGGCTCGATCCGGGGATCCAGCCGTTCCGCCGCGCCCGCTCGCTCGACATCCACGTCTCCGGCGGCGAGTACAACGTGTCGGCCAACCTGGCGAGCTGCTTCGGCCAGCGCACGGGCGTCGCCACGGCGATGGTCGACTACGGCATGGGCGAGCTGGTGCAGGGCCGCGTGCGGGAGATGGGCGTTCGGCCCTTCTACAAGCACTTTGAGCACGACGGCGTACGCGGCCCGAACATCGCCACGGTCTACAGCGACCGCGGCCTCGGCGTGCGGGCCCCGGTGGTCTTCTACAACCGCGCCAACGAAGCGGGCGCGATGCTGGGGCCGGGCGACTTCGACTGGAAGAAGATCTTCAGCGAAACGAAGACTCGCTGGTTCCACTCGGGCGGCATCTACGCCGCTCTGGGCGCCAACACCTCCGACCTGATCATCGAGGGCATGAAGGCGGCCGGCGCCGCGGGCGCGATCCGCTCGTTCGACCTCAACTACCGCGCCAAGCTCTGGAAGACCCTCGAGGGGGGCGAGAAGCACGGCATCGAGCAGAACCGCAAGATCGCCGCCGAGCTCGACGTGCTGATCGGCAACGAGGAAGACCTGCAGTTGGGCCTCGGCTACGAGGGCCAGGACGTCCACGCCAAGTCGAAGCTCGACCCCGAGGCGTTCTTCGCGATGATCGAACGCGTGAAGGCCGATTTTCCTAATATCAAAGCCGTGGCCACGACATTGCGTGAAGTCGAGTCCACGAACCGCCACAACTGGGCCGCCGTGCTGTGGGTCGAGGGCGAGCGGTTCGTCAGCCCCACGATGAAGCTCGACGTGGTGGACCGCATCGGCGGCGGCGACGGCTTCGCCTCGGGCGTGATCTACGGCCTGCTCAACGGCGAGAAGCCTGAGCAGGCGCTCCGCTTGGGCTGGGCCCACGGCGCGTTGCTCACGACGTTCCCGGGCGACGTGTCGATCGCGCGGCTCGACGAGGTCGAGCAACTCGCCAAGGGCGGCACGGCGCGTGTGCAGCGCTGA